The window AAAACCGTATGTCTGATAATCTTTCCCTTGCACATATATATAGTCATCTCTGCAATATTTGTTGCATGATCTGCGATTCTTTCAAGATATTTTGCAACATAGGTTCTTTTAACAGCCAGAGGAATGATTTTTGGGTCCTTTATCATAAGTGCCATAAGTTCTTCAAAATTTTTCACAGTTAGAGCATCAACTTCATCATCCTTCTTTAAAACTTCGTAGGGTAGCCTTGAACATCCAGTAACAAAAGCATCAAGAGAATCCTTGACCATTCCCTGTGTAATTTCTGCAATCTTGGGAATATTTTCAAAAGGCTTCAGCAGTGGAACTTTATTCAATTCAATCGCCCTTTCAGCAATATTTACAGCAAGGTCACCCATCCTTTCGAGATCAGTAGTTATTTTCATGGTGGTTGTTATGAATCGCAAATCTCTCGCCATAGGCTGTCTTAAAGCAATAAGTCGCACGCATTCTTCGTCTATTTCTACATCAAGTGCATTAATCAGATGATCCTTTTTTATTGTTTCCTGAGCAAGATTACTATCCCTGTCAACAAGAGACTTTACTGAATCCCTTATTGCGTCTTCAACCATCAGACCAAGTTTTAAAACTTTTTGTTTCAAAGCATTTAATTCATCATCAAAGATAGTCATTATCCGAACCTTCCTGTAATATATTCTTCTGTAAGCTTATTTGATGGATTCACAAATATTGTATCAGTCTCTGCGAACTCTATCAATTCACCAAGATACATGAAAGCAGTATAATTTGATATCCTTGCAGCCTGCTGCATATTATGGGTTACTATGATTATGGTAATAGTTTTTTGTAATTCCTGTAATAAATTTTCTATATTGGCAGTTGATATAGGATCCAGTGCAGATGTTGGCTCATCGAAAAGAATAACCTCGGGCTCCTGTGCAAGTGATCTTGCAATACAAAGTCTTTGCATCTGTCCACCTGAAAGACTCATTCCAGATTCATTAAGCTTATCCTTA of the Nitrospirota bacterium genome contains:
- the phoU gene encoding phosphate signaling complex protein PhoU — its product is MTIFDDELNALKQKVLKLGLMVEDAIRDSVKSLVDRDSNLAQETIKKDHLINALDVEIDEECVRLIALRQPMARDLRFITTTMKITTDLERMGDLAVNIAERAIELNKVPLLKPFENIPKIAEITQGMVKDSLDAFVTGCSRLPYEVLKKDDEVDALTVKNFEELMALMIKDPKIIPLAVKRTYVAKYLERIADHATNIAEMTIYMCKGKIIRHTVLPSNEEL